A region of uncultured Campylobacter sp. DNA encodes the following proteins:
- a CDS encoding double-cubane-cluster-containing anaerobic reductase, whose protein sequence is MKMDFDALKKRNAMALHDLKEQGKHVVGMFCTYSPKELIYAAGAVPVGLCAYDESPIDAAHAELPRNLCPLIKASYGYAVTKKCPYMNASDLVIGETTCDGKKKMYELLAKHKDVHVLQLPNMTGGKSLELFTDELRKFRKVLEQKFNTKITDEALLDAVQIYNEERDVMMELLELGKLNPMPVAGSEIHQISFASDFIYDKREKLKMIRAYIAAAKKISPPKTRKKRIIITGCPSGGVYEKVIKQIEELGADVVAFENCSGTKGYQNQVQTKGDPVANIAERYLKIPCSVMYQNDARSNIIKEFIHEYQADGVIDVVLSGCHTYAIETNKIKEASREAGVNYMSLETDYSKQDVGQIRTRLEAFIELL, encoded by the coding sequence ATGAAGATGGATTTTGACGCGCTTAAAAAGCGTAACGCAATGGCTCTGCACGATCTAAAAGAGCAAGGCAAACACGTAGTTGGGATGTTTTGCACCTATTCGCCGAAGGAGCTTATTTACGCCGCGGGCGCCGTGCCGGTTGGGCTTTGCGCCTATGACGAAAGCCCGATAGATGCCGCTCATGCCGAGCTTCCGCGCAATCTTTGCCCGCTAATCAAAGCAAGCTACGGCTACGCGGTTACGAAAAAATGCCCCTATATGAACGCTAGCGATCTCGTCATAGGTGAAACGACCTGCGACGGCAAGAAAAAGATGTATGAGCTGCTTGCAAAGCATAAGGACGTCCACGTACTGCAACTGCCGAATATGACTGGCGGCAAGAGTTTGGAGCTTTTTACCGATGAGCTTAGGAAATTTCGCAAAGTTTTGGAGCAAAAATTTAATACGAAAATCACGGATGAAGCGCTACTTGATGCGGTGCAAATTTACAACGAAGAGCGTGATGTGATGATGGAACTTTTAGAGCTTGGCAAACTAAATCCGATGCCGGTAGCGGGCAGCGAAATTCATCAAATTTCATTTGCGAGCGACTTCATATACGACAAACGCGAAAAGCTTAAAATGATACGCGCCTACATAGCCGCCGCAAAGAAGATATCGCCGCCGAAAACTCGTAAAAAGCGGATCATCATCACAGGCTGTCCGAGCGGAGGCGTGTATGAAAAGGTTATCAAGCAGATTGAGGAGCTGGGTGCAGACGTAGTGGCATTTGAAAACTGCTCCGGCACCAAAGGCTATCAAAACCAAGTACAAACAAAGGGCGATCCGGTCGCGAATATCGCCGAGCGCTACCTCAAAATTCCATGCTCGGTGATGTATCAAAACGACGCACGCTCGAATATTATCAAAGAATTTATCCACGAGTATCAAGCAGACGGTGTCATCGATGTCGTGCTAAGCGGCTGTCACACCTACGCGATCGAGACGAACAAGATCAAAGAGGCGAGCCGCGAAGCAGGAGTAAACTATATGTCGCTAGAGACTGATTATTCAAAACAGGACGTCGGGCAGATACGCACACGGTTAGAAGCCT